The following are encoded in a window of Armatimonadota bacterium genomic DNA:
- a CDS encoding sugar phosphate isomerase/epimerase produces the protein MNVGILTGPFGNEPLEAVAAFAAEYGFRSLEVATGPGSKHIDTAAWTVDRSAEVSQLMERRALQISSLAAYTNLTDGDAGRRARNVETVMKAIDIAADLNVEVVCTLAGLPPAGKDRFKVIAEDCTVVFPPILKHARSKGIKIALENWYATNIQHLGHWDELFRAVPDDNFGLNFDPSHLLWQGIDYIAAVDHFASRIFHTHAKDTEISERKRDWVGVLGDGWWRYVIPGLGQVRWGEYIAALRRNQYNGVLSIEHEDGAVEREEGFLIGKKYLEQFIAG, from the coding sequence ATGAATGTCGGGATTCTAACCGGTCCGTTTGGTAATGAGCCTCTTGAGGCCGTAGCGGCGTTTGCCGCTGAGTACGGTTTCCGCAGTCTGGAAGTAGCGACCGGGCCGGGCAGCAAGCACATCGACACAGCAGCGTGGACCGTCGATCGATCCGCGGAGGTCTCGCAATTGATGGAGCGCCGCGCCCTGCAAATCTCGTCGCTGGCTGCCTACACCAACCTGACGGATGGCGACGCCGGTCGCCGCGCACGCAATGTTGAAACCGTGATGAAAGCCATCGACATCGCGGCCGATTTGAACGTGGAGGTTGTATGCACCCTTGCGGGCCTGCCACCAGCCGGCAAGGACCGCTTCAAGGTTATTGCCGAGGACTGCACCGTCGTGTTTCCTCCGATTCTAAAGCACGCTCGCTCCAAGGGCATCAAAATCGCGTTGGAGAACTGGTATGCAACCAATATCCAGCACCTGGGTCACTGGGATGAGCTGTTCCGGGCCGTACCGGATGACAACTTCGGCCTCAATTTCGATCCGTCGCACCTGCTGTGGCAGGGAATCGACTATATCGCAGCCGTGGATCATTTCGCCAGCCGCATCTTTCATACGCATGCCAAGGATACCGAGATATCGGAGCGCAAGCGCGATTGGGTGGGCGTGCTGGGTGATGGATGGTGGCGCTATGTCATTCCCGGTCTCGGCCAGGTGCGGTGGGGCGAATACATCGCAGCGTTGCGACGAAACCAGTATAATGGCGTCCTCTCCATCGAGCACGAGGACGGGGCAGTGGAGCGGGAGGAGGGGTTTCTGATTGGTAAGAAGTACCTCGAGCAGTTTATCGCCGGCTGA